The following proteins are encoded in a genomic region of Gemmatimonadaceae bacterium:
- a CDS encoding efflux RND transporter permease subunit — protein sequence MLNNLIAWALRNRVIVLAAAALMLAAGAWTAYRMPVDVFPDLTAPTVTVITEAHGMAPEEVESLVSFPIETAVNGSTGVRRVRSSTAQGISVVWVEFDWGMEIFRARQVVAEKLQTVAASLPAGVSPPVLAPVSSVMGEIMMIGLTGTQSSQELRTVADWTIRRRLLAVPGVAQVIPIGGEVKQYQVIADPARMASAGVSLEDVMRAAEGSNENSSGGVYMDKGQEYVIRGIGRVEGAGDIAATVVAMRGGVPVTLAQVADVRTGAAPKYGDGSVNAKPAIVLAIQKQPGANTLELTKRIESELAEIQRTLPRGMKVEAELFQQADFITVAVANVIKALRDGAIFVVIILFLFLWNLRATAISIVAIPLSLVVAIFAMKLLDITINTMTLGGMAIAIGALVDDAIIDVENVFRRLKENHHLPEAERRGSLAVVYDASREIRSSIVNATLIIIVVFLPLFFLGGVEGRLLRPLGFAYVVSILASLLVAVTVTPVLCSYLLPNAKAVQTEQESRLVQWLKRQYAGILAAVLEHPKRVLAGAAATLVMALAMVPLLGSAFLPEFNEGALTVSVVTVPGTSLEESNGIGKRVEQILLANAAVKNTDRRQGRAELDEHAQGVNAAEIDVTLRKDFEKEALFEELRNEFAAIPGTNVTIGQPIGHRIDHMLSGTRANIAVKVFGPDLYELRQVGTQVRDAMQSVPGVADLQLEQQMDVPQLRIQADRGALARYGMTVGGLGDAIDVAFNGEVVSQVLEEGRSVDLVVRFPESLRSNADAIGGVMFDTPTGQRVPLSQLAQIVTDRGPNTVSRENVQRKIVVQANVAGRDLGSTVADIQAAINERVSLPSGYHVEYGGQFEAQAESTRTLAALSLISIAAIFLILYAEFRSARTATLVMANLPLALVGGVIAIMLTGRVVSIASLVGFVTLFGIATRNGILLVSHYRQLLGEGLPFREAVERGSLERISPILMTALTAGLALIPLALGGGEPGNELQTPMAIVILGGLLTATALNMLVLPALYWMFGGRTVEVREEVAIRPPPGTVPSAQMSS from the coding sequence ATGCTCAACAACCTTATCGCGTGGGCGCTCCGCAATCGTGTGATCGTCCTGGCTGCCGCGGCGCTGATGCTCGCGGCAGGCGCATGGACCGCTTACCGCATGCCGGTGGATGTATTTCCCGATCTCACCGCGCCTACAGTGACCGTGATAACGGAAGCTCACGGAATGGCGCCCGAAGAAGTCGAGTCGCTGGTTTCGTTTCCAATCGAGACGGCGGTAAATGGTTCTACCGGGGTCAGGCGCGTCCGGTCATCGACGGCCCAGGGGATATCCGTGGTGTGGGTCGAGTTCGACTGGGGAATGGAGATCTTCAGAGCCCGTCAGGTCGTAGCCGAGAAGCTTCAGACCGTGGCTGCGTCACTTCCAGCCGGTGTGTCGCCCCCCGTTCTCGCTCCCGTGTCGTCGGTGATGGGCGAGATCATGATGATCGGGCTCACCGGAACCCAGTCGTCGCAGGAACTGAGAACCGTCGCTGACTGGACTATTCGTCGCCGGCTTCTGGCAGTCCCGGGTGTCGCACAGGTAATCCCGATTGGCGGCGAAGTAAAGCAGTATCAGGTAATCGCCGATCCCGCTCGCATGGCGTCCGCGGGGGTGAGCCTTGAAGACGTGATGCGCGCCGCAGAAGGCTCGAATGAGAATTCGTCGGGCGGCGTGTACATGGACAAGGGACAGGAGTATGTGATCCGCGGCATTGGCCGCGTCGAGGGCGCCGGAGACATCGCGGCAACCGTGGTCGCGATGCGCGGCGGTGTGCCGGTGACGCTGGCGCAGGTGGCTGACGTTCGGACAGGAGCGGCTCCGAAGTACGGAGATGGATCAGTCAACGCCAAGCCGGCAATTGTGCTCGCGATACAGAAGCAGCCGGGCGCCAACACGCTCGAGCTCACGAAGCGCATCGAGAGCGAGCTGGCCGAGATCCAGCGCACTCTGCCGCGGGGAATGAAAGTGGAAGCCGAGCTTTTCCAGCAGGCTGACTTCATCACCGTCGCTGTCGCGAACGTGATAAAGGCCCTTCGCGACGGCGCAATCTTCGTTGTCATCATCCTCTTTCTGTTTCTGTGGAATCTGCGGGCAACGGCGATCTCTATAGTCGCGATTCCCCTCTCGCTTGTAGTCGCGATCTTCGCGATGAAGCTTCTCGACATCACTATCAACACGATGACGCTTGGCGGAATGGCGATCGCCATTGGCGCGCTCGTGGACGACGCGATCATTGACGTGGAGAACGTCTTCCGGCGCCTCAAGGAGAACCATCATCTGCCAGAGGCAGAACGGCGCGGATCGCTTGCGGTCGTGTACGACGCGTCGCGCGAGATTCGCTCGTCGATCGTCAATGCCACGCTGATCATCATCGTCGTGTTCCTTCCTCTCTTCTTCCTCGGCGGCGTGGAAGGGCGGCTGCTGCGCCCGCTCGGCTTCGCCTACGTCGTTTCAATCCTCGCGTCGCTGCTCGTCGCGGTAACGGTGACGCCGGTGCTCTGCAGCTATCTCTTGCCAAACGCGAAGGCGGTGCAGACAGAACAGGAAAGCCGCCTCGTGCAGTGGCTCAAGCGCCAATACGCGGGAATTCTCGCCGCAGTACTTGAGCACCCCAAACGCGTTCTTGCCGGTGCGGCGGCTACCCTGGTAATGGCGCTAGCTATGGTTCCGCTACTCGGATCAGCATTTCTTCCCGAGTTCAACGAAGGCGCACTCACCGTGAGCGTGGTGACGGTTCCGGGCACTTCACTCGAAGAGTCGAATGGCATTGGCAAGCGGGTGGAGCAGATCCTCCTCGCTAACGCCGCGGTGAAGAACACCGACCGGAGGCAGGGCCGCGCCGAGCTCGACGAGCACGCGCAGGGCGTAAACGCCGCGGAAATCGATGTGACGCTCCGGAAGGATTTCGAGAAGGAAGCGCTTTTCGAGGAGCTTCGAAACGAATTCGCGGCGATCCCGGGAACCAACGTCACCATTGGACAACCGATTGGACATCGGATCGACCACATGCTATCGGGCACGCGGGCTAATATCGCAGTGAAGGTATTCGGCCCCGATCTATATGAGCTGAGGCAGGTGGGTACGCAGGTACGGGACGCAATGCAGTCAGTGCCGGGCGTCGCCGATCTGCAGCTCGAGCAGCAGATGGATGTCCCGCAACTTCGCATTCAGGCTGACCGCGGCGCTCTCGCGCGTTACGGAATGACCGTCGGTGGGCTTGGGGATGCTATCGACGTTGCCTTCAATGGCGAGGTAGTCTCGCAGGTGCTGGAGGAAGGGAGAAGTGTTGATCTGGTGGTGCGCTTTCCGGAATCGCTGAGGTCCAATGCCGACGCGATCGGCGGTGTCATGTTCGATACTCCAACCGGGCAGCGCGTTCCCCTTTCGCAGCTTGCGCAGATTGTGACAGACAGAGGACCGAACACGGTGTCGCGCGAAAACGTGCAACGCAAAATCGTTGTGCAGGCAAATGTCGCCGGCCGCGACCTTGGCAGCACGGTTGCCGACATCCAGGCGGCAATCAATGAACGTGTGTCCTTGCCTTCGGGCTACCACGTCGAGTACGGTGGGCAGTTCGAGGCACAGGCCGAATCCACCCGCACACTTGCGGCGTTATCGCTGATTTCGATAGCGGCGATTTTTCTGATACTGTACGCCGAATTTCGATCGGCGCGAACAGCAACCCTGGTGATGGCCAATCTGCCCCTTGCCCTCGTTGGCGGGGTGATAGCCATCATGCTTACGGGGCGCGTCGTCAGCATCGCATCGCTCGTGGGGTTCGTAACCCTGTTCGGCATTGCCACCAGGAATGGAATTCTCCTCGTGTCGCATTACCGGCAGCTTCTTGGCGAAGGGCTTCCGTTTCGCGAAGCCGTTGAGCGAGGCTCGCTCGAGCGTATCTCGCCGATTCTCATGACGGCGCTGACGGCAGGGCTCGCGCTCATTCCTCTTGCCCTTGGCGGCGGAGAGCCGGGGAACGAGCTGCAGACGCCGATGGCAATCGTGATTCTCGGTGGCCTTCTTACCGCAACGGCGTTGAACATGCTGGTTCTGCCGGCGCTTTACTGGATGTTCGGTGGCAGAACTGTCGAGGTGCGTGAGGAAGTGGCCATCAGGCCCCCGCCGGGAACCGTGCCATCAGCACAGATGTCGTCATGA
- a CDS encoding M56 family metallopeptidase — protein sequence MIPEGAGYRSARLAMRERSHRRTTVLAIAALILLSTLPVFGHHLPLASTEILASMQHLGAFCMTALRHVLAPVHWSVHLALGAGAAYATWDRWRASSRLSAAMTPLDSAMPIPGSPVWRAAIAAGLNPRLVRIVHGLPNPAFTAGMVRPRVYVAEDLPLRLTAGELECVLSHEAAHVSRRDPLRLSIYRFLGYTFFWIPALRRLAEDMGDEAEIVADDRAAAGRPLVLASAILRLAESPPTRCAKGTTGFCNSDLLDRRIRRLAGEEAAVTTHVTRLSVAWAGTALALVLLSGAVAGGPGKSPFALTSAEHCEHGGDSPLSHLFCGGCLLSNPSDHCRHAM from the coding sequence GTGATTCCCGAGGGAGCAGGCTATCGCTCGGCGCGGCTCGCCATGCGGGAGCGGTCCCATCGACGCACTACAGTTCTGGCAATCGCCGCCCTCATCCTGCTGAGCACCCTGCCGGTGTTTGGACATCATCTGCCGCTCGCCAGCACGGAGATTCTTGCGAGCATGCAGCATCTCGGCGCCTTTTGCATGACGGCGTTAAGGCATGTTCTGGCACCAGTACACTGGTCGGTCCATCTGGCTCTTGGGGCCGGCGCGGCCTACGCAACGTGGGACAGGTGGCGCGCGTCGTCGCGGCTCAGCGCCGCGATGACGCCGCTGGATTCTGCAATGCCAATCCCGGGCAGTCCTGTCTGGCGGGCAGCGATCGCCGCGGGGCTGAACCCGCGCCTCGTTCGGATTGTTCACGGGCTCCCTAACCCCGCGTTTACCGCTGGAATGGTCCGCCCGCGAGTTTACGTAGCGGAGGATCTTCCGCTTCGTCTTACGGCAGGTGAGTTGGAGTGCGTGCTCTCGCACGAGGCGGCGCATGTGTCACGGCGCGATCCTTTGAGGCTGTCGATTTACCGGTTTCTCGGCTACACCTTCTTCTGGATTCCGGCGTTGCGTCGCCTTGCGGAGGACATGGGTGACGAAGCGGAAATAGTTGCGGACGATCGCGCGGCAGCGGGGCGTCCACTCGTCCTTGCATCGGCAATCCTGCGCCTGGCGGAGTCGCCGCCAACCCGCTGTGCCAAGGGGACGACAGGTTTCTGCAACTCGGACCTTCTCGATAGGAGGATCCGCCGTCTGGCGGGCGAGGAGGCTGCGGTGACGACACATGTGACTCGACTATCGGTAGCGTGGGCCGGAACGGCGCTGGCGCTGGTTCTTCTTTCGGGCGCGGTTGCCGGCGGACCGGGTAAATCGCCATTCGCGTTGACGTCCGCCGAGCATTGCGAGCATGGCGGAGATTCGCCGCTGTCTCACTTGTTTTGCGGCGGGTGTTTGTTGTCGAATCCGTCAGATCACTGCCGCCACGCGATGTGA
- a CDS encoding DUF4198 domain-containing protein — protein MLIDRSRHRGRHFALAVVAAVLVFTSASWLSAHDFFLVPGAFSFSERGDVEVMAQTSSRFPSSVAPIALARVARAVIIGANGETSVTDLSHRGTSLVLKTRPDAPGQRIVAVTLIPRSARQTGEAFLRWLELEGAADAAGKIRQGGKLPLADSITRTDVKHAKTLIDIGSSGPRVFRRSSGQTIEFIPQRDPSTVSAGDTLTVRAMFKGRPLPALSAHATPESVADTAVKAEADLHLKSDAKGMIRIPVAKGGLWYIRAIHVTQSAPAAWETHWVSLVFRARQR, from the coding sequence TTGCTGATCGACCGCTCGCGACACCGTGGACGCCATTTCGCGCTTGCCGTTGTTGCCGCCGTATTGGTGTTCACAAGCGCATCGTGGCTTTCCGCGCACGACTTTTTCCTCGTACCAGGCGCCTTCTCGTTCTCAGAGCGTGGCGATGTTGAAGTAATGGCGCAAACCAGCTCACGGTTTCCGTCAAGCGTGGCGCCCATCGCGTTAGCGCGCGTTGCGCGCGCGGTGATCATCGGCGCGAACGGCGAAACATCAGTTACCGACCTGTCACACCGCGGCACGTCTCTCGTCCTCAAGACCAGGCCCGACGCTCCCGGACAGCGAATAGTCGCTGTGACGCTCATTCCACGTTCGGCGCGTCAGACCGGCGAGGCATTTCTACGATGGCTCGAACTCGAGGGAGCGGCGGATGCCGCCGGCAAGATCCGTCAGGGTGGCAAGTTGCCTCTCGCTGACAGCATCACCCGAACAGACGTGAAGCATGCCAAGACGCTGATTGACATCGGGAGCAGCGGTCCGCGCGTCTTCAGGCGGAGCAGCGGTCAAACGATCGAATTCATTCCTCAGCGGGATCCGTCAACCGTTTCCGCGGGCGATACGTTGACTGTGCGAGCGATGTTCAAGGGTCGGCCGCTGCCTGCTCTATCAGCGCATGCCACGCCCGAATCAGTTGCAGATACCGCAGTGAAGGCGGAGGCTGACCTGCATTTGAAGTCTGACGCCAAGGGGATGATAAGAATCCCGGTCGCGAAAGGCGGACTCTGGTATATCCGCGCCATTCACGTCACTCAATCGGCGCCGGCGGCGTGGGAAACCCACTGGGTGTCGCTTGTGTTCCGCGCACGTCAGCGTTGA
- a CDS encoding efflux RND transporter periplasmic adaptor subunit has protein sequence MKTISLLPSRKNGTHRLALGLLVAILSACKSDGEPATAPEPAGGAITIWTDSTELFMEHPALIVGAPDKFAVHLTDITDFAPLRSGRITLRFRPRAGGEPVVVVQDTPRAPGIYGPSPEFTRAGIYDLTLIVQSPQARDSITVPGLQVYASAEQAPKEEAGEESGIPFLKEQQWKTVGFRTEFAKRGNVVESFEVSGQIIPAAGRVADVAAPIGGLIDASSVARSPAPGQQVRRGETIALLAPSLGEGGASYAEARARLREAQDEYDRSRRLLAVEAVPERRVREAQIRLQAARESLAGLGGGALTAGKVAIRAPISGVITARSITPGSRVDAGALLFTVVDPALVWLKANVPAAQAPSVGQASVGTFQPEGSPRIYRAQRMVSTGSVIDSLSRTVPVIYEIANGDGSIRVGANARVMVGTGKTVAGVTVPKSAILDENGRPVAYVQPDGESFEKRELTLGGSEGENVLVLSGIKEGERVVTGAPYQVKLASLSTSVPAHGHEH, from the coding sequence ATGAAAACGATATCGTTATTACCCAGCAGAAAGAACGGAACTCACCGTCTGGCACTGGGTCTCCTTGTCGCGATTCTCTCGGCGTGCAAATCGGACGGCGAACCAGCCACTGCGCCCGAGCCCGCCGGTGGCGCAATCACCATCTGGACTGACTCGACCGAGCTCTTCATGGAGCACCCGGCGCTGATCGTCGGCGCGCCCGACAAGTTCGCGGTGCACCTGACGGACATTACGGATTTCGCGCCGCTTCGGTCGGGCAGGATCACGCTCCGATTCCGGCCGCGCGCGGGCGGAGAGCCGGTAGTAGTTGTCCAGGATACGCCACGGGCGCCAGGAATTTATGGACCATCACCCGAATTCACGCGCGCCGGTATCTATGATCTAACATTGATAGTTCAGAGCCCGCAGGCGCGCGACAGCATTACCGTGCCGGGCCTGCAGGTATACGCCAGCGCGGAGCAGGCACCGAAGGAAGAAGCCGGCGAGGAAAGCGGGATACCGTTCCTCAAGGAACAGCAATGGAAAACCGTTGGCTTCAGAACGGAATTCGCGAAACGCGGAAACGTGGTCGAGTCATTCGAAGTGTCGGGACAGATCATTCCGGCCGCGGGGAGAGTAGCCGATGTTGCCGCCCCCATCGGTGGCCTGATCGACGCGAGCAGTGTCGCACGATCTCCGGCTCCCGGGCAGCAGGTGCGCCGCGGTGAGACGATAGCCTTGCTCGCACCGTCGCTTGGCGAAGGGGGCGCATCATATGCAGAGGCACGAGCGCGACTGCGGGAAGCGCAGGATGAGTACGATCGATCGCGTCGTCTGCTTGCTGTCGAAGCGGTTCCGGAACGAAGAGTACGCGAAGCACAGATCCGCCTTCAGGCTGCACGCGAGTCGCTAGCAGGCCTCGGCGGGGGCGCGCTTACCGCTGGCAAGGTCGCGATCAGAGCTCCGATCAGCGGAGTCATCACTGCGCGAAGCATTACACCGGGAAGCCGGGTAGACGCCGGGGCACTGCTCTTTACGGTTGTGGATCCAGCGCTCGTCTGGCTCAAAGCGAACGTTCCGGCAGCGCAGGCACCTTCTGTCGGCCAGGCTTCCGTCGGGACGTTTCAGCCGGAAGGCTCCCCCAGGATTTATCGCGCCCAGCGGATGGTCTCGACGGGCAGTGTGATCGATTCGCTCTCCCGCACGGTGCCGGTGATCTACGAGATCGCGAATGGCGACGGGTCGATAAGAGTGGGCGCCAATGCGCGGGTCATGGTGGGCACGGGTAAAACAGTGGCTGGAGTAACCGTTCCGAAGTCCGCGATTCTTGACGAGAACGGGCGCCCGGTTGCCTATGTGCAGCCCGATGGCGAGAGTTTCGAGAAACGCGAGTTGACGCTGGGAGGCAGTGAAGGGGAGAACGTTCTTGTTTTATCCGGTATAAAAGAAGGAGAGCGCGTGGTCACTGGCGCGCCATATCAGGTGAAACTGGCATCGCTTTCTACATCCGTGCCGGCGCACGGACACGAGCACTGA
- a CDS encoding BlaI/MecI/CopY family transcriptional regulator encodes MTVRRRDATPGHTPGLQDTVRLSAKGLAKVLGDLEARVLRAVWELDCPSTSREVHTRVFRHHKVELLTVITVLNKLVNKGILSRAKQDDLLHYSARFAEDEFMAMASRRVVEGILSLGAEAVSASLVDVLAERDPEQLAELGRLVRRRLKAEGKL; translated from the coding sequence TTGACGGTTCGTAGGCGCGATGCCACCCCGGGCCACACCCCCGGGCTGCAGGACACAGTGAGACTTTCGGCAAAAGGCCTCGCCAAGGTACTCGGCGACCTCGAAGCCCGTGTCTTGCGCGCGGTGTGGGAGCTCGATTGCCCGTCGACGTCCCGTGAAGTCCACACCCGCGTGTTTCGCCATCACAAGGTCGAGCTGCTGACGGTGATTACAGTACTGAACAAACTGGTGAACAAGGGAATTCTCAGCCGGGCGAAACAGGACGATCTGCTTCACTACTCGGCGCGCTTCGCTGAGGACGAGTTCATGGCGATGGCATCCAGGAGAGTCGTCGAAGGTATTCTGTCGCTTGGCGCCGAGGCTGTGTCTGCGTCGCTGGTGGATGTGCTGGCCGAGCGGGATCCGGAGCAGCTCGCCGAGTTGGGACGCCTCGTCAGGCGCAGGCTGAAAGCGGAGGGGAAGCTGTGA
- a CDS encoding copper resistance protein CopC gives MGRVLAAIVTVCMLLAPSAAHAHGALKSSAPAKNTKLTAVPKEIALVFNEPVELVFTRVELAGPDGKVSLAGLVFAGSDKRAVKAGIEGPLVAGPYTVTWQMAGADGHPIRGNFAFSVEAGASGLGTVSSAPGGGDSAVQAAAGTAGSGGAPGEGTARVHHDAQTFPDAGGFNAESPLYVVIRWLQFGAILIMTGAVAFHVFVLGLIRKKHGPDVPMLLPASQRAALVGLYAALFLAMVAVVRLLAQSYAMHAPGTGFAPALMWSMIGLTTWGWGWLLQVVATVVAITGFVLARRKRAEGWIIAAVGAVLGSFAPALSGHAAAAPALRPLAIMADGIHIIGASGWLGSLLVLLVAGIPAAMALDKDDRGQAVARLVNAFSPTALVFAGLTASTGVFAAWLHLESISALWQTDYGTMLFRKLVILSIVAGIGAWNFRYVKPRLGELEGVKKIKRSATFEVGVASVVLLITAILVATPPAMDQAGMVIESTTNDALAVP, from the coding sequence ATGGGTCGTGTTCTGGCGGCAATCGTTACCGTGTGCATGTTGCTGGCTCCATCCGCCGCGCATGCACATGGCGCATTGAAGAGCTCGGCGCCGGCGAAGAACACCAAACTCACGGCGGTGCCGAAAGAGATTGCTCTCGTTTTCAACGAGCCGGTCGAGCTTGTTTTCACCCGAGTGGAGCTTGCCGGACCGGACGGCAAGGTCTCGCTGGCCGGGTTGGTGTTCGCGGGCAGCGATAAGCGCGCGGTGAAAGCCGGTATCGAAGGGCCGCTAGTGGCCGGTCCGTACACAGTAACGTGGCAAATGGCAGGCGCGGATGGCCATCCGATTCGCGGGAACTTCGCGTTCTCAGTCGAGGCTGGAGCGTCGGGCTTGGGCACGGTTTCTTCAGCGCCGGGCGGCGGGGATTCAGCGGTGCAGGCTGCGGCTGGCACTGCCGGCTCCGGCGGTGCGCCAGGCGAGGGAACCGCGCGGGTACATCACGACGCTCAGACATTCCCCGATGCGGGCGGATTCAACGCGGAATCGCCGCTTTACGTTGTCATCCGATGGCTCCAGTTCGGCGCGATCCTCATCATGACGGGAGCGGTCGCATTCCACGTGTTCGTTCTCGGATTGATAAGGAAGAAGCACGGTCCGGATGTGCCGATGCTGCTTCCCGCCAGTCAGCGTGCGGCACTGGTCGGTCTATATGCAGCGCTTTTTCTTGCGATGGTCGCGGTAGTCAGACTGCTGGCGCAGTCGTATGCGATGCATGCCCCGGGTACCGGCTTCGCGCCCGCTCTGATGTGGTCGATGATCGGTCTCACAACCTGGGGTTGGGGTTGGCTGCTGCAGGTTGTGGCGACGGTCGTTGCGATAACCGGATTCGTCCTGGCGCGGAGAAAGCGGGCTGAAGGATGGATAATTGCGGCGGTTGGTGCAGTACTTGGCTCGTTCGCGCCCGCCCTCTCGGGACATGCTGCTGCCGCACCAGCACTGCGCCCGCTCGCCATCATGGCCGACGGCATTCACATCATCGGCGCGTCGGGCTGGCTCGGCAGCCTGTTGGTGCTTCTCGTGGCGGGAATTCCGGCGGCGATGGCGCTCGACAAGGATGACCGGGGGCAAGCCGTTGCTCGACTTGTGAATGCGTTCAGCCCGACAGCCCTGGTGTTTGCCGGCCTCACCGCGTCCACGGGCGTGTTTGCAGCCTGGTTGCATCTCGAAAGCATTTCGGCGCTCTGGCAGACCGATTACGGAACGATGCTGTTCAGAAAGCTTGTAATTCTTTCAATCGTCGCCGGCATTGGAGCCTGGAATTTCCGGTATGTGAAACCGCGGCTGGGTGAGCTCGAAGGGGTGAAGAAAATCAAACGTTCCGCGACCTTCGAAGTTGGTGTCGCCTCGGTTGTTCTGCTCATCACCGCGATCCTGGTTGCGACCCCGCCAGCGATGGACCAAGCGGGAATGGTGATCGAGTCAACGACAAACGATGCGCTCGCGGTGCCTTGA
- a CDS encoding DUF4396 domain-containing protein, which produces MNQAALLDLALVIWFALTALSVIYVAWDAFTTNPEMRVMKWGFLLITLFTGPVGACVYVLSCKPPVPREHAQFVNSLWKQAVGSTVHCVAGDATGIIAAAAVTMALGLVMWHDIIAEYVSGFAFGLLIFQALFMKQMLGGSYVAAVRKSFLPEWLSMNAVMAGMIPVMVVLMSRDMTSMHPASLRFWGVMSLATMVGFACAYPVNYWLVAVGLKHGMGTVLALGDGGHSVSAETGETQQQSALPSGHAMPGDSAMQPGHEMAHGTPARTNPELPETIHQLPGTIASSRPQRVAMSLLTLLALAGGLLIAALGGDLAMRGNASMPRDAAGMEMRM; this is translated from the coding sequence GTGAACCAGGCAGCGTTGCTCGACCTCGCATTGGTGATCTGGTTCGCGCTGACTGCGCTGTCAGTGATCTACGTAGCCTGGGACGCCTTCACCACAAACCCCGAGATGAGGGTCATGAAGTGGGGATTTCTGCTCATCACCCTCTTCACCGGGCCTGTCGGCGCCTGCGTGTACGTCCTGTCGTGCAAACCACCTGTACCCAGGGAACATGCGCAGTTCGTCAATTCGCTCTGGAAGCAGGCGGTCGGATCTACGGTCCACTGCGTAGCCGGGGATGCGACGGGAATCATCGCGGCGGCAGCCGTCACGATGGCGCTCGGTCTGGTGATGTGGCATGACATCATTGCCGAGTACGTTTCTGGATTCGCTTTCGGGCTGCTGATTTTTCAGGCGCTGTTCATGAAGCAGATGCTCGGCGGGTCGTACGTCGCTGCAGTAAGGAAATCGTTCCTGCCCGAGTGGCTTTCGATGAACGCTGTAATGGCCGGCATGATCCCTGTGATGGTCGTGTTGATGAGTCGCGACATGACCTCGATGCACCCTGCATCGCTTCGATTCTGGGGTGTCATGTCGCTCGCTACGATGGTGGGTTTCGCGTGCGCATACCCTGTCAATTACTGGCTCGTCGCGGTCGGCCTGAAACACGGCATGGGCACAGTGCTGGCACTTGGCGATGGCGGGCATTCAGTGAGCGCGGAGACTGGCGAGACGCAGCAACAGAGTGCGCTGCCATCCGGGCACGCGATGCCGGGGGACAGCGCGATGCAGCCGGGACATGAGATGGCGCACGGCACTCCGGCGCGGACAAATCCCGAATTGCCGGAGACAATCCATCAGTTGCCTGGAACAATCGCCAGCTCGCGCCCGCAGCGGGTGGCGATGAGCCTGCTTACCCTCCTCGCTCTTGCGGGCGGTCTGCTGATAGCGGCTCTGGGCGGAGATCTCGCAATGAGGGGTAATGCATCCATGCCGCGTGACGCAGCCGGCATGGAAATGCGAATGTAG
- a CDS encoding TolC family protein: MHSLHNAFVVAITRLGAAAILLHGVPVFAHAQIAPPVATPPLTLAEAVATAVRASPDIVAAREAAAAARGRERQAGARANPSVSYSREQTGSGSTANSQNILEIEQPLEIGGLRGGRSEAARLRREAAEARVRVAEYQVAYEVTVAFANTIAAERRAVLASQVGESFAEAERVASRRLAAGDVSGFTARRIRLEANRYSILRAESLLASRTARLALSALLPRDTDRSRPLELNLPAIRAAFAAMPAHSLESIALGRRADIVALALEGRAVAADATIARRERTPIPVLAAGVKRESVGNASSQGGIVAALRLPLPLWDRRRGAVDAADAETRRAAAELISANRRVQREVAETADALRTAEQQLERLTPQVSADASATLRAAQAAYAEGEISLLEWLDAARAFQEVESGFANLQSEYLVRAAALARAVGTTLIQDAR, translated from the coding sequence ATGCACTCGCTCCACAATGCATTTGTGGTTGCCATCACTCGCCTCGGCGCGGCGGCAATTCTGCTGCATGGCGTTCCGGTATTTGCGCACGCGCAGATCGCGCCCCCGGTTGCCACCCCGCCTCTCACTCTCGCTGAAGCAGTTGCGACAGCCGTTCGCGCAAGCCCGGATATCGTGGCAGCCCGCGAAGCCGCTGCCGCTGCCCGCGGACGCGAGCGCCAGGCAGGCGCGCGAGCCAATCCATCCGTGTCGTACAGCCGTGAACAGACGGGCAGTGGGTCAACCGCGAACTCGCAGAATATTCTGGAGATCGAACAGCCCCTCGAGATCGGCGGACTGCGCGGCGGAAGATCAGAAGCTGCGCGACTCCGGCGTGAGGCGGCCGAGGCGAGAGTCAGAGTCGCCGAATACCAGGTGGCGTATGAGGTGACGGTTGCGTTCGCAAACACAATCGCCGCCGAGCGGCGCGCGGTGCTGGCATCGCAGGTGGGAGAGTCGTTCGCAGAGGCGGAGAGGGTTGCTTCCAGGCGGCTCGCCGCAGGCGATGTATCCGGCTTCACCGCCCGCCGAATCCGCCTCGAAGCAAACCGGTACTCGATACTTCGCGCGGAGTCTCTGCTCGCGAGCCGCACCGCCAGACTCGCGCTCTCGGCGCTGCTGCCGCGTGACACGGATCGATCGCGCCCGCTCGAATTGAATCTGCCCGCGATCCGGGCCGCTTTCGCGGCAATGCCGGCCCATTCTCTTGAATCGATTGCACTCGGCCGCCGCGCCGATATTGTCGCTCTGGCCCTAGAGGGGCGTGCCGTCGCTGCCGACGCGACCATCGCCCGCCGTGAACGAACCCCGATACCGGTACTTGCGGCCGGGGTCAAACGCGAATCGGTCGGCAACGCCTCCTCGCAGGGCGGAATTGTCGCCGCATTACGATTGCCGTTGCCGCTCTGGGACAGGCGGCGCGGAGCGGTCGACGCCGCCGATGCAGAAACCCGTCGCGCGGCCGCCGAGCTCATATCGGCGAACCGCCGCGTGCAGCGTGAAGTCGCCGAAACCGCTGATGCTCTGCGGACAGCGGAGCAGCAGCTGGAGAGGCTGACTCCGCAAGTCAGTGCTGACGCCAGCGCAACACTTCGCGCGGCGCAGGCCGCATACGCCGAAGGCGAAATCTCTCTGCTCGAATGGCTCGACGCAGCGCGAGCATTTCAGGAAGTCGAATCAGGATTCGCCAACCTTCAGTCCGAATATCTCGTACGCGCCGCGGCGCTCGCGCGAGCCGTCGGAACGACATTGATCCAGGATGCAAGATGA